The DNA sequence ATTTTGATTCTTGGTTTTCGACAAATAGTTTAACCGGTCTAAATCTGTTTTGTCCTAAGAAACCCCAAACAGTTGTGAATGTTTAATAAAAACGAAATAATCGTGCCTTTTTTCAAACTTTTTTTTCTAATTCATGGATGGTATATTTCACCACGAACAGTCACAATACTTACAATTTACTTTATGTCAGCAAATTACTATCTAAAAGTGGAGTTTAGTCAAATCGTCGTGAATTTGCACTATAGTTCCCAGAATTAAATTGTTTCAATTTACCACATATTTTGATTTAACTATCTAATTCCTGAACTGTTTTTCGAAACATCACCTTATTTACAGCAACTACCTTTTTCAACCATCGCTTTGGGTGCCAGTTTCTCTCCGGTAGGACTTACATAAGGAATTCCCAATGACATTCCTCTCAAAATAAAAAGAACTCCGAGCATGAACACAAAATAAGGTACTACCCGTTGCATCTTCGAACGAATTCGTTGACCAATAGCATCACTTGCCAAAGTCGCAATCAGCAGTAATGGAATGGTTCCGATTCCAAAAAGCATCATAAACAGAGCGCCAGTTATTACTGTTCCTGAACTGATTGCTCCCGCAATGGCAACATAAACCAGTCCGCAGGGCAGCAAGCCATTAAGGATTCCAATCATTAGAAGTGAAGAATATGAACGATCCGTGAAAAGTTTCTTTAGCCTGAGAATCAACCTTGACGCGAAACCGCTAAATAAATTTCCGATGGTAATTTTTTCACGAAAGAAGAAGGGAAATAAAACGCTTATTATCATGGCAATACCAAGCAGAATTGAAGTCCATTGCTGAAATCCGGCCAGACTAATTCCACGCCCCAGCAATCCGAACAAAATGCCAATAAAACTGTAAGTAAGCACCCTACCCGAGTTATATAAAATTGCTCCGGTAATTTTTGAAAGCAAATTGTGTTTTTTCAGCGGAAGCGCAACTACGATTGGGCCACACATTCCGATGCAGTGAAAACTGCCAATTAAGCCAATGGTTAAAGGTGTAATGAAGTCCATATAAAAGTTTAAGGTTTAAAGTTTAAAGTTCCGGGCTTCGGGGTGCAGGTTGTTCCGTAAAACTCGTATCTCACAACCCGAAACATTTTTACTGTTTACTGAGACTGATCACTGCTCACTAAAATATCCTCTTCCTGATAATACGAAACTTTGTTTGCCGACCAGTCAATTTTAACGGTGTATCTCCCACTCTTCAGGCTTTTTAAACCAATCGACTGGCTATAATTGTCAGTCAGCTTCAACTTGATGGTCTCATCTCTTTTTTCTTCAACCGGACTGTAAAAATGAATATTCCCTGAATAATCAGACAACCCGGAAAGCTTTGGGAAAGTCAGTTTAAGCGAGTCATCAGTTTGTTCGAGCCGAATCTTTTCAGGCAGCGCCGCTGTATTTTTCACCTCTTCGATGTGCTGCTGGTAATTGACCGATTTCTGATAATAATCATTGTCCACCAAGTCGTAATCCTGACGTACAGCAATCGAAACCAGATAGATCATTCCTCCGATCATCACAACCAGTGCAATTACGATTCCTGTTCCCCAATTGATTTTCATAAACTAAGCCTCCCCCTTCCCCCTCCCAAAGAGGGGGTAAAAAACCAACGATTTTGTTTTATATAAATCTTCATCTCACTATTTTTGCTTGATGCACTCTTCAAGTCCCCTCTTTGGGAGGGGATTTAGGGGAGGCCTCGGTTTTTATTTATCCAGCGAATTAGGCCCTACAAATGTTGAGGAAATCGTGTTGATCAGCTTCCCGGCTTCGTAAACACCTATCTCCAAATGATTGTTCGACGATTTAACATCCGATTTTTTCAGAACGATAAGCAAATTTCGTTGCGCCACTTCACCCTTTCCAGCCTTGAGCGAATCGCCCATCACCAGGATTTCACCTTCAGGAAATAATAGTTTTAAGGCGACCTTAACATCAGAATTCGTTTTGTTGACTAATTCTAAATTATAAAGGTTGCTGTAACTATCTGGCCCATATTCCTGAAACATGGTTCCCTGGGCACGGATGATGTGTGTTTCAAAACTTCCACGCACCGTAAACAGGTAGGTAATCAGAACAAGTAATGAAAACAATACCGCAGAATAAGCGATAACCCGTGCATTAAACTTAACCTTTTTCCCTTCTGAAATTGATTTTTCGGAAGCAAAACGGATCAATCCGGTGGGTTTATTGATTACACTCATCACCGAATTACAGGCATCGATACAAGCGGTGCAGTTAATACATTCCAATTGGGTTCCGTTGCGAATGTCAATACCGGTTGGGCATACTGCTACACATTTGCGGCAATTGATACAATCACCTTTCTCACCTCTGCCACGAGGTTCGCCGCGCTTATAATCGTAAGCAACCAAAATGGTATTGACATCAAGCATTACACCCTGCAAACGGCCATACGGACAAACCATGGTGCAAACCTGCTCGCGAAACCAGGCAAAAACGAAATAATGCGCCCCGGTAAAAGCCCAAACACCCATCAATATTCCAAATCCTTCCAATGGCCAGCCTTTCAGCATTTGACCCACCTCACCAGTGCCAATTACATAGGCCATAAAAGTCAGAATTGTAAAAAACGAAATGATCAGGTAAATTCCATGCTTAAGTATTCGTTTAAGCATTTTTGTGGCGTCCATTTCCTGATTCGCAAGTTTTTGTTGCTCACTTGAATCACCATCGATCAGGTATTCAATAGGGCGATACAAAAACTCCAGAAAAACAGTTTGTGGACAAACCCATCCGCAAAAAATCCTTCCGTAGATAACAGTAAACAGCACGATAAAAACAACAAGCGCTATGACGGCAAGTACCAGTAAATAAAAATCCTGTGGGTAAAATGTACTACCAAACAATACAAATTTTCGTTCCAGAAAGTTCAGGAAAACCAGCGGTTCGCCCCTGAATTTCAGAAAAGGCGCCAGGTAAAAGAATGCCAGCAATGCCCAGGCAATTACCCTGCGGATATTGTACAGTTTGCCTTTAGGCATTTTGGGAAACAGCCAAAGTCGCTTACCTTCTTTACTGAAAGTGGTTGGTCGGTCTCTGAATGTTGATTCCCGGTAGTCTTCAGGGTTTTCCATAAGTTAATCTTATTAAGTTCTGTGATCAATTTAATGTCCTAACTTTCTCACCCCAAACCCCTGAAGGGGCTAAGGCTCCAAGTATTGGAAATGCTCGCAGACAGCAAAAGTCCCCTTAAGGGGATTTAGGGGTAAATGAAAAATGAATACCACAGCATTTCAATTCCAATACTTATTAGGCAGTAGCATCAGAAAACTGCTACCTTCTACAAATCTTATTATACGGGCAATAGCTGCATTTCTGCGAATCTTTGGTTTGTTCGTAACTAACTCCAACAGTGAACATTTCTGAAAGTACTTCAGCAAAAACAGTACGGAACTCAGCACCAACACGCTGAAAAATCAGCTTCTCTCCCTGAAAAATGACATTAGGAACAAATTCTTCCTGAAAAAGATCATCTAATTTATAAATAATCGGATAGATTGGTTCTTCAATTCCTGAACGTTCTAAAATATCCGAATAAATCAGGGTCTGAAATATTTCTTTCCGGCGGTCATAATAATTGCGGTCGACCAATTGCGACCACTCTTTAAAATCGAGCTTTAAATTTCGTCCGGTTTTGTAATCGATAATCCTCAAACCATCAGCGGTTCGGTCAATCCGGTCTACTACCCCACCCACACGAATCTGAATCGTATTGGCTCCTGAAATAACCTCATATTCTGTTGAGTATTCCTTTTCGAGGCTAACAATGTCGAAAGGAGCAAACTGAATGTCATTGGCCAACAACTGAAGAATGTAGTCGCGGATGTGCGAAGCGATTAAAATGCTCTGTCCGCTTAATTTAATGCGCGACGAATCTTCCGGTTTCATCTGGAAATACTGCACAGCAACCGACTGCAAAACAACCTCTTCAATTTTTCGCTTGTCGGCATATAGCATTTGTAAAGCGCCAGCATCCACCGTTTTATTTTCGAACGGACGGTACAACAACTCAATGGCGTAATGAAATAAATTGCCAAACAAAACAGCATCGATCTCTTCCTTCAGCTCGTCCTTTTCCTTGATTCCGGCGATATATTTAAAGTAAAACTTCAGCCGACATTCGAGCCAGGTATTGATAGCACTCGGACTCAGATTCCGCTCCGAATACATGTCGGTCAATTTCTGAATATGTGCTTCATTAGCCTCCACCCGAATAGCTTCATTGTTTGTGCCTTTGAAGTTGAAACTCAGGTTCAGTTCTTCGATCTGAAATTCAGAATCGTAAATGAGCTGGTACAAAAACCTGCTTTTTTCTGACGACGAAATGCCTTCGGTAATTGAATTGTAAACGATCACTGTATTTTCGGTTCGTTGAATCAACCGGTAGAAATAGTAGGCATACATCGCATCGCGGTCCTCGTAGGTAGGCATCCCAAAACCTTTCCGAAGGTGGTACGGAACAAACGAATGGCCAGCAGCAATCCGAGGCAAAAAACCTTCGTTGGCCGAAAACAACACCAGATTTTCAAAATCGAGGCAGCGCGTTTCGAGCAAACCCATGACTTGCAAGCCGGTTAGCGGTTCTCCTTCAAACGGAATGGAAATTCGCCGCAAACTCTGATCAAGCAACCGATAGACTATTTTAACCGGAAAATCAGGAACATTCAATCCGAGCAAAGTATCTTTCAAACGCTGAATGGCCAGGTAGGCCTGATAAAGATATTCCGATTCGAGCCTTAACTTTTCATTTTCAGCCTGATCGAATTTGGGTGCAAGCTCTTTCAGCACATCCAGAAAATAGTCCAGAATTTGCGTCCAATTTTCGGGATACGAAAATATTTTCTCGACAAACGGGCTGAAATTAAGTTCCGAAGCTTCGATGTAAACCTTGTTCTTTTTATGGATTCCGGAGACAAAAAGTTTGATTTCGGGATTGACAACAAACTGGTGATTTAAAAGCGCAATGACCGGTTTGTAGTAAAACACCGGCGACTTCTGCGATTTCCGTATATTTTTCTGAAGGCTGATCAATTGCGAAATAAACCCGTACACAGGCGTATTGGTAAACGGATAGCCCATGGTAATGTTGATGTCGGCGAAACTTGTTCCGACTGAGGAAATCACCGGGATCAGCAGGTTTTCATCAGCCAAAACAAAGGCCGTATTG is a window from the Aquipluma nitroreducens genome containing:
- a CDS encoding sulfite exporter TauE/SafE family protein codes for the protein MDFITPLTIGLIGSFHCIGMCGPIVVALPLKKHNLLSKITGAILYNSGRVLTYSFIGILFGLLGRGISLAGFQQWTSILLGIAMIISVLFPFFFREKITIGNLFSGFASRLILRLKKLFTDRSYSSLLMIGILNGLLPCGLVYVAIAGAISSGTVITGALFMMLFGIGTIPLLLIATLASDAIGQRIRSKMQRVVPYFVFMLGVLFILRGMSLGIPYVSPTGEKLAPKAMVEKGSCCK
- a CDS encoding FixH family protein, with protein sequence MKINWGTGIVIALVVMIGGMIYLVSIAVRQDYDLVDNDYYQKSVNYQQHIEEVKNTAALPEKIRLEQTDDSLKLTFPKLSGLSDYSGNIHFYSPVEEKRDETIKLKLTDNYSQSIGLKSLKSGRYTVKIDWSANKVSYYQEEDILVSSDQSQ
- the ccoG gene encoding cytochrome c oxidase accessory protein CcoG, giving the protein MENPEDYRESTFRDRPTTFSKEGKRLWLFPKMPKGKLYNIRRVIAWALLAFFYLAPFLKFRGEPLVFLNFLERKFVLFGSTFYPQDFYLLVLAVIALVVFIVLFTVIYGRIFCGWVCPQTVFLEFLYRPIEYLIDGDSSEQQKLANQEMDATKMLKRILKHGIYLIISFFTILTFMAYVIGTGEVGQMLKGWPLEGFGILMGVWAFTGAHYFVFAWFREQVCTMVCPYGRLQGVMLDVNTILVAYDYKRGEPRGRGEKGDCINCRKCVAVCPTGIDIRNGTQLECINCTACIDACNSVMSVINKPTGLIRFASEKSISEGKKVKFNARVIAYSAVLFSLLVLITYLFTVRGSFETHIIRAQGTMFQEYGPDSYSNLYNLELVNKTNSDVKVALKLLFPEGEILVMGDSLKAGKGEVAQRNLLIVLKKSDVKSSNNHLEIGVYEAGKLINTISSTFVGPNSLDK
- a CDS encoding PD-(D/E)XK nuclease family protein; translated protein: MNPFLKQVANYLYTNYRSELSEYCLVFPGRRAGVFFTAYLNELVEKPILSPEIITINELISSLTGLQQADQVLLVLKLQEVYSKVTGHQEPLDEFFFWGEILLADFDDIDKYLLNADDLFRNIADLKELENQFDYLTDEQKRAIEEFWGNLEKVPNSFNKDKFIGIWIKLAEIYHRFRKALKQNDIAYSGMIYREVAEGLTEDLPETLSAGKYIFIGFNALNNCEKAIFKKLENQKRAMFFWDYDEFYLKDAENEAGRFLRTNLVQFPAPKNFVPENQVKTSERKITLVSVPGNITQAQAINLPQVLDSFKLSKRFDNTAFVLADENLLIPVISSVGTSFADINITMGYPFTNTPVYGFISQLISLQKNIRKSQKSPVFYYKPVIALLNHQFVVNPEIKLFVSGIHKKNKVYIEASELNFSPFVEKIFSYPENWTQILDYFLDVLKELAPKFDQAENEKLRLESEYLYQAYLAIQRLKDTLLGLNVPDFPVKIVYRLLDQSLRRISIPFEGEPLTGLQVMGLLETRCLDFENLVLFSANEGFLPRIAAGHSFVPYHLRKGFGMPTYEDRDAMYAYYFYRLIQRTENTVIVYNSITEGISSSEKSRFLYQLIYDSEFQIEELNLSFNFKGTNNEAIRVEANEAHIQKLTDMYSERNLSPSAINTWLECRLKFYFKYIAGIKEKDELKEEIDAVLFGNLFHYAIELLYRPFENKTVDAGALQMLYADKRKIEEVVLQSVAVQYFQMKPEDSSRIKLSGQSILIASHIRDYILQLLANDIQFAPFDIVSLEKEYSTEYEVISGANTIQIRVGGVVDRIDRTADGLRIIDYKTGRNLKLDFKEWSQLVDRNYYDRRKEIFQTLIYSDILERSGIEEPIYPIIYKLDDLFQEEFVPNVIFQGEKLIFQRVGAEFRTVFAEVLSEMFTVGVSYEQTKDSQKCSYCPYNKICRR